The Amblyomma americanum isolate KBUSLIRL-KWMA chromosome 3, ASM5285725v1, whole genome shotgun sequence genome window below encodes:
- the PGAP3 gene encoding per1-like protein PGAP3, with protein sequence MLIRWGGLRRSDSFLFPEVMIGPAHTGGLTRFAVAVSLAVLLLCSFDVGSASPGDQSAEYKSCLRRCRGANCTLEGQQAFRSGQEWYMALLLWDCADECRHNCMWQAVDMLQASGKPVPQFHGKWPFQRFYGIQEPASVIFSILNGICHLWMWRKFRKVVPPSAPHYIIWKGQAVLSINAWFWSAVFHARDTPLTEKLDYYCAFSVVLYSLYSLCMRVLGTKNLWLSVSVTMPFAAFFVYHIQYLNFVHFDYGYNMKANVITGLLNSIGWLGWCWQHRRRGYVWRGTIVVLMLDALLLLELGDFPPWRFLVDAHALWHLGTAPLPLLWYRFLIDDSLYELHKVQNAGKATNGSHHWLLLGTEEPREDVQFSSEKLTSGQCTSCQTHEKFIAKANVHVTQNGNSIGDCAKYV encoded by the exons ATGCTGATAAGATGGGGAGGACTACGACGGTCAGACAGTTTTTTGTTTCCTGAAGTGATGATCGGACCTGCGCACACAGGCGGTCTCACCCGCTTTGCGGTGGCCGTATCCTTGGCTGTGCTACTGCTCTGCTCGTTTGACGTCGGTTCCGCATCACCGGGCGATCAGAGTGCCGAGTACAAATCTTGCCTGCGACGATGCCGCGGTGCCAACTGCACGCTCGAGGGGCAACAAGCGTTTCGCTCCGGCCAGGAGTGGTATATGGCTCTTCTCCTGTGGGACTGTGCCGACGAGTGTCGTCACAACTGCATGTGGCAAGCTGTAGACATGCTCCAGGCCAGCGGAAAGCCCGTGCCCCAGTTTCACGGCAAA TGGCCGTTTCAAAGGTTTTATGGCATCCAGGAGCCTGCATCAGTTATCTTTTCAATACTGAATGGCATCTGCCACTTATGGATGTGGCGCAAGTTCAGGAAGGTTGTGCCACCTTCAGCTCCCCACTACATAATTTGGAAAGGGCAGGCAGTG TTGTCAATTAATGCCTGGTTCTGGTCTGCTGTCTTTCATGCTAGGGACACTCCACTTACTGAG AAGCTTGATTACTACTGTGCCTTTTCCGTGGTGCTCTACTCACTCTACAGTTTATGCATGAG GGTTCTTGGAACAAAAAATTTGTGGCTGTCCGTATCAGTGACCATGCCTTTTGCGGCCTTCTTTGTCTACCATATCCAGTACTTAAACTTTGTGCATTTTGACTATGGGTACAACATGAAAGCCAATGTGATTACAG GGCTGCTCAACTCAATTGGTTGGCTTGGCTGGTGCTGGCAGCATAGACGCCGTGGATATGTTTGGAGAGGCACCATTGTGGTACTCATGTTGGATGCACTGCTCTTGCTGGAGTTGGGCGACTTCCCTCCATGGCGGTTTCTGGTAGATGCCCATGCCCTCTGGCACCTGGGAACAGCTCCGCTGCCTCTCCTGTGGTACAG GTTCTTAATTGATGACAGCCTATATGAGCTACACAAGGTACAAAATGCTGGAAAGGCTACAAACGGATCTCACCACTGGCTCCTGCTGGGCACAGAGGAGCCACGAGAAGATGTTCAGTTTAGTAGCGAAAAGCTTACTTCAGGCCAGTGCACATCTTGCCAGACCCATGAAAA ATTCATCGCCAAGGCCAATGTTCATGTCACACAAAATGGCAACAGCATCGGGGACTGTGCAAAGTATGTCTGA